The Coffea arabica cultivar ET-39 chromosome 4e, Coffea Arabica ET-39 HiFi, whole genome shotgun sequence genome includes a window with the following:
- the LOC113739746 gene encoding cinnamoyl-CoA reductase 1 codes for MPSVSGQVVCVTGAGGYIASWIVKLLLEKGYTVRGTVRNPDDAKNGHLRELEGAKERLTLCRADLLDYQSLREAIKGCDGVFHTASPVTDDPEQMVEPAVIGTKNVINAAAEAKVRRMVFTSSIGAVYMDPNREPEKVVDESCWSDLEFCKNTKNWYCYGKAVAEKAAWDEAKEKGVDLVVINPVLVLGPLLQPTVNASILHILKYLTGSAKTYANSVQAYVHVKDVALAHVLIYETPSASGRYLCAESVLHRGEVVEILAKLFPEYPIPTKCSDETRPRAKAYKFTNQKLKDLGFEFTPVKQCLYETVKSLQEKGQIPLPTRNDEPIKIHY; via the exons ATGCCTTCAGTTTCCGGCCAAGTCGTCTGTGTCACTGGCGCCGGTGGATACATCGCTTCCTGGATAGTTAAGCTCCTCCTTGAAAAAGGCTACACTGTTAGAGGAACTGTTAGAAACCCTG aTGATGCGAAGAATGGTCACTTGCGGGAGCTAGAAGGAGCAAAAGAGAGATTGACACTATGCAGAGCTGACCTTCTTGATTATCAGAGTTTACGTGAAGCCATCAAAGGCTGTGATGGGGTTTTCCACACTGCTTCACCCGTTACGGATGATCCG GAACAAATGGTGGAGCCAGcggtgattgggaccaaaaatgTGATCAACGCAGCTGCTGAGGCCAAGGTCCGGCGGATGGTTTTCACCTCATCAATTGGTGCGGTCTACATGGACCCCAACAGGGAACCTGAAAAAGTTGTGGACGAGAGTTGTTGGAGTGATCTTGAATTCTGCAAGAATACTAAG AATTGGTATTGCTACGGGAAAGCTGTGGCAGAAAAAGCAGCATGGGACGAAGCCAAGGAGAAAGGGGTGGATTTGGTGGTGATCAACCCGGTGCTGGTGTTGGGACCATTGTTGCAACCGACCGTGAATGCCAGTATTCTTCATATCCTCAAATACTTGACTGGATCTGCAAAGACTTATGCCAACTCTGTGCAGGCCTACGTGCACGTTAAGGATGTTGCATTGGCACACGTTCTTATCTACGAGACTCCCTCGGCATCTGGGAGATACCTCTGCGCCGAGAGCGTTCTTCATCGTGGTGAAGTGGTTGAAATCTTGGCCAAACTCTTTCCGGAGTACCCAATTCCAACCAA GTGCTCCGATGAAACAAGACCAAGAGCAAAAGCTTACAAGTTCACAAATCAGAAGCTCAAGGATTTGGGGTTTGAATTCACACCGGTGAAACAGTGCCTATATGAGACGGTTAAAAGCCTTCAGGAGAAGGGCCAGATACCCCTCCCCACTCGGAATGATGAGCCCATTAAAATTCACTACTAG
- the LOC113740290 gene encoding small ribosomal subunit protein eS12-like, with product MSGEEQPVAVETPAPAPALGEPMDIMTALQLVLRKSLAHGGLARGLHEGAKVIEKHAAQLCVLAEDCNQPDYVKLVKALCADHNVNLISVPSAKTLGEWAGLCKIDSEGKARKVVGCSCVVVKDYGEETEGLHIVQEYVKSH from the exons ATGTCGGG TGAAGAGCAGCCAGTTGCTGTAGAGACTCCTGCTCCTGCTCCTGCTCTTGGGGAGCCCATGGACATCATGACTGCTTTGCAGTTGGTCTTGAGAAAATCATTGGCTCATGGTGGCCTTGCTAGAGGCCTTCATGAAGGTGCAAAAGTGATTGAGAAGCATGCTGCTCAGCTCTGTGTATTGGCTGAGGACTGCAACCAGCCAGACTATGTTAAACTAGTCAAAGCACTTTGTGCAGATCACAACGTGAACTTGATTTCTGTTCCTAGTGCCAAGACTCTTGGTGAATGGGCTGGT TTGTGCAAGATCGACTCCGAAGGGAAGGCAAGGAAGGTTGTGGGTTGCTCCTGCGTCGTTGTAAAG GATTACGGAGAGGAAACGGAGGGTCTGCACATTGTTCAAGAATATGTGAAATCTCACTGA
- the LOC113742869 gene encoding stromal cell-derived factor 2-like protein, which produces MAISFFGLAIFLFLTLDSDFTSSPVSAASEGVQITYGSVIKLMHERTKFRLHSHDVPYGSGSGQQSVTGFPNVDDSNSYWIVRPVPDTNAQQGDTIKGGTIIKLQHMRTRKWLHSHLHASPISGNMEVSCFGSDGESDTGDFWRLEIEGNGKSWRQDQRVRLRHVDTGGYLHSHDKKYTRIAGGQQEVCGVREKRPDNVWLAAEGVYLPVAESKHASS; this is translated from the exons ATGGCAATCTCGTTTTTCGGTCTcgccattttcctttttcttaccCTTGACTCCGATTTCACCTCTTCCCCTGTCTCTGCCGCTTCCGAAGGCGTCCAG ATTACTTATGGGTCAGTGATCAAGTTGATGCATGAAAGAACAAAGTTTAGGCTGCATTCGCATGATGTACCATATGGCTCTGGTAGTGGGCAGCAGTCCGTCACTGGTTTTCCCAACGTTGATGACTCAAACAGCTATTGG ATTGTTAGACCTGTACCAGATACCAATGCCCAACAAGGGGATACAATCAAAGGTGGTACCATCATCAAGCTGCAACACATGAGGACCAGAAAATGGTTACATAGCCACTTGCATGCATCCCCCATCTCTGGCAATATGGAG GTCAGTTGTTTTGGCAGCGATGGTGAATCTGACACCGGAGACTTTTGGAG GCTTGAAATTGAGGGAAACGGAAAAAGCTGGAGGCAAGATCAGCGGGTGAGGCTTCGCCATGTAGATACAGGTGGATACCTCCACAGTCATGATAAGAAATACACCCGCATAGCAGGGGGCCAGCAGGAG GTTTGTGGTGTTCGGGAGAAGCGCCCTGATAATGTTTGGTTGGCGGCAGAGGGTGTGTACCTCCCAGTAGCTGAAAGCAAGCATGCATCGTCATGA